The Amphiura filiformis chromosome 8, Afil_fr2py, whole genome shotgun sequence genomic sequence AAAATGGATGAGTGTCAATGGTGTCCGGTACTTCAGTGGCATGAAGGTTAAATTGTGTCATCTTTGGAATAacccctcaaaaaaagtttggaaactttcaaaaacgtctgtatatcagaaatttttgaaatctatctcatattgtttcatatcagtgaaaacattgttcttGACATGaaacctcatttgtgacgataacttattctacggctgagtaactttctttgataGACAGAGAGGTTTCAAAGAAAATATGCCCaactgaccattgtctgcgctcatctcattgctttgaatgaatgaatgaatgaatgaatgagtgggtTAATGCTGAATAAAAGAATGGTCAGTTTGAGgatggcatacctcagaatcaagttGCGGCAACTTTTGGAATATCCCGCAGTATGATCTCTAAGCTAAAAGCccagtttcgtcagaccggagatgtcaaagacagacccagaagtggccgcccaagaaaaacaacggctgcagaagaccggcaCATCAGGCTGCCAGCACTTTGAAACCGTAGACTAATGGAACAGAGTGATATTCCTTATGTTTATAGATTCAACTGACGCAaaggcagatttggcacattttgtttgatcaaaaacttaaccatggaataagttatggtcacaaatttagtGTCAcgtttgacaggaaagaacaatgtttgtattgatatgaaacactatggaaatttcgaatatttctgatatataaccgttttggaaagtttccaaactttttttgaggagttcattagactatgccatagtcgaaatttattaaaaatatgttattattagtcatgatgaacccatttcgttgaactcaaaattatactgatgtttattaaaattaaagtattcaatatggtcataaagagttaaaaatatcagacgattagtgacaataaaagtaattgaatgcaacattatcttgcataattataacggctcactttaatactgaacaattctgattttggaatctaccagtttattgatagcgaaccccgaaatttcttgggaagctaacaaacagagggagtagggtgactgatctgatgtgaaaatctatcaattgtgcacacattaattaaatcagagttttaagcttaaatacaatatccagagtatgcacaatgggcaagtggactacggggtagtctaggagTTCATATAATGTGTAGTGACAAAATTGAGTTCGGGTcagaccagaggatgatttaagcacttcccaccacgccactgtgttgacttgcggttagcacagctgcgtgagtgaacatgacaccactgctcgcacattgcattgacagGCATGGTtacatttgaatttggactgatatatttacaataaaaacgcattcaaaatgctagtcgatttcacattttatgttacctacagaaggtgtgaattatcctttatgcatacatcacttttgttctgaaatcgaccgaGTAATAATGaaacacgcacaattcttaaacaacatcatttgcacagaattcaatgggatttgaaaagtaaagtggcagttgaaactctagtgataacacgtttgcagtgcatgatggggcttccttaaatcatcctctggggtcAGACAGAGTTTAGGTTTTCTGGCGAACTGCAATTGGCTATATAGTCTAtattgagatgtggctaagtagaattgtatTTGTAATAACGGCAATATGAAGTTTGATTGGGTTAAAGTTTCATGATTGGAAGAATATGTGGGTGCTGGTGATTAGTTTGGTAATAacatctcaaaatggccaaaaattgagttaaggctttctggttctgaaccctctaATTATATTGCTTGATAACATCAATACACTTTGGGAATGCTAAACCAATGACGACATCAAAATTTAGTCAATCTTGGGTGTCCCAGTTAATGCGTCATCAATTACAAGGTAATATTGATTGGCTTCAAACAAAGTtaagtaataatcggattaactaccatagcaacaggtgaaaacaattttgaatataccgcactgcaccgatacgttcacgcggtacctctgcattgaaccatatcatgctgatcacttgcacctgtaagattaatatctttgaaaagaccagtattgtattcaattatgattccagacatacacaggtgatgagtgtaacctgcttgtagtgcagcgcgatatgttcaaaattgttttcacctattgctatggtaattaatccaattaattacgtaacttcgccagcgtatatacaTGGTATTTATCAACtgacaaacacaaacaaaaacgcATCACAAACCAGTTCACATTGGGAGCACACCTTGTTGTGGTGTTTTATTTCGACAATAATCCAAGATGAACACATGGGTATTCACTCCAAAATAATTCTTGCAACATTGAAGAAAATTTATGGTTCTATTACACCAAAATATCTATGCAATTATCATAAATTTATATAGATTTTCATCAATCATTTTATTAAAACCACAATCTCACTTCAACCCTGTTTGGAAGTGACCTTTTGATTTGCAGACAACTCGAGAGCAAGCAAGCTACAGTTTCTGAAGAGCATATAATTCCAGGTGGAACCCGATTATGATAGAAGAATATATGGAATGCCATTCTTTACAGTTCTAAAAATTTACAATCAAAATCTTGTGCTTACACATGTTTCAGATAAACATACCATCTTCCTAGAACAAACTATTTATGCATTAGTCCTCTAGTTGCACAGCTTGTGACCTTTTGTCCAAAGTCAATGAAGTTAGGTATGAAATCAAAACTGACCGCCGGTTCCGcctggtttccattgtttagaacaatagcaaccggacggaaccagcGGTTGACCAGgcctggtcgagttttgattttgtcCCTTAATTGACACAATGGGTAGTGTTGTGTTATCTTTCAAACTATGCGAGCTATCTGCCATTTTAAGCAGTCTCTTTTTGTTTCAGATGTTTGCACCTGTCTTGCTCTGAAGATATCCCATAGTGCATATATATAACCTGTGAAATACTACAAACTGCAACTTGAGTCACAcagcaaaacaacaaaaaattgcAGGAGTAGAAGTGGTTGGTTGGTTGCATAAAGTACCACCACACTGAGCAGagggtatttatttttattaatatcatCAAGTAATTACACAAACTATGTATAATAACTATTGGAATATAAGCCCACCATTGTGTTGTCTGTACAGATGCAGTAAATCTCTAGAATTATATTGGACTAAAAGTACCTTcttttaaatgtatttatttttttataatatatacaatgtataataaACAGTtacataaatttgtttttttgagATGTTACTGCAATAAGCgagtcaccacataaaggtggcTATTTTGGGTACAAGgtactgtttttgtttttgaagtaTTCACTCTCTCAACAAAGTATTTGCAGCGAGATCTGACCATAGACGAAAAAATATACAGACCATTGACCAAAAAGCAAAGTTCCTGTTCTTTGTATGCTgagaattctcacatattcataaGCGCTGATCAACAAATTACACTAGCGTTGCGCGCCTTTTCATTACGCGATCATGTGATGTGCGTAGCTGGGACTTGGTGATTGGTCTATATCTCTTAAGTTTATGCATCAGACATTCCAATAGGTCCTGCAGAAGAACTACAACatttatttacaaaaataaacCATTCTTAGCTGACTGAATTGGTGGCAACTGCTTAATGCAACATTCGATAGAGAAGAACCATACTATTTATCGTACGTAGGTGAGTGCATGTTGCATTCAGCAGTTTTGCCCTGAATTGCTTCATAGCTTTAAATTGTGATTATGAGTTATCAAAAGAAATATGAATACATTTCAACAGCACAGAAATACAAGTTAAACAGCTAGAGTAAGCATGCATTTGTTTAAGCTACATCTCTCTGGTTAGTAAAGCCAGTTAGATTTTGCTTCGTAAGTCACCCTATAAGCTATCAGAACCGCCAAATTGGTGGTAACCCATGACTCCATCTGCAGCATAAATATCCCATCACTGTGGCTTTTGACACACTTCAATAACAATCATACAGCTGCAAAATAAGCACTATAGTGGTTTTGGTCAAGCGCACTTGGTGACATCATATTGCAGGTGTGTAACAGGTATCACAATGCTTTGGCGTCACTGACTGCACTGTGCCAAAAGCACTGTAGAGGgggattttgaatatttatactcAAGCACACAGCAGGTCTCTTTCTTGATTGAAAGAGGTGCAATGTTTTCCCAAAATAGGCAGGCTGTTGCACATACTTCATTTGCAACTACTCCGCTCTATTTTAGCAAGGAATGAGCTAGGTATTATTCGCTATTATCAGTTTATCAAAGCCACAATGATTTACAGAGTTTTATCTCTCTGTTGCTGCTTTATTTGTTCAACCCTTCCAATGTTATTTCTATTCTTAAAACTTTTGATAAAGGATTCATTTTGGTTTGACATTGcatacaataaataaatacacaaggataTAGGGGACTGAAGTGTTGCAATAGATAGCATGCAATTTCCAAATGTATATACAGGTAAATGTATCATACAaatgtgcatctattcaaaatcctgtcACAGAGTGATTTTTAATAGttgcacgggcgtatgatacaTACATTTGGAAAATACATACATTTGGAAATTGCAAGCTCTCCAATTGTAAAAAATCACATGCAGTGATATTGAAGAAAAACTTCAAACTGGTCCTGATTGAAGACAAATGAGATAGGTATACCTCGACACAAATCAAAATCACTTGACAGTATGGACAGTATGTTCATTCGTATCTCGTGAAAGCACAGCAATTCCACTTTTATGAGTAATAATTTCCCTGTTTTCCAACCATACATCACATATTCACTGTACTCCAAACACACTTGTTGCTTTGGCGGGGAATAAAATCTGTTAATAATATTAGATAACACTAATTTTTTGGAGATACTTTGCTTGTTAACATGAGTCATAATATCGTACATTTTTCCTTTTCCTGCCATATTGCCACATACATAATATCATACGTGGCCCGTTTTTGATATAATACTACATGGATGAGCTAGTCATGCAGTGGCTGGGGTTATGCTTCCAATTCAACGCCTAGACCGAGCTTGTGGCCTCCTTGGTTCAGACTCTTGCCATCAATTAGGGCGGACAGTGTAAGTTTGACACCTGAAATGAAAAAGAATACCCTTCATTAGTTCTCAGATAAGACAAATATTAAAGCAACAACATGATATTTATTGTCACTACAAATGATCACACAATTAGCTTCAATACAGCATTTCTGGATTTAATCATGTACTAGCAATTATTGAggtattattttgatatttcataAATTCATAAACCATACTTATTTCACAAAGTGGCTAAAATTCATGGATATTTGCCACCAGTAGTATAAGTTACTTGTTACACGAACAGAAAAGCACAATCTCCAATGACTGCATCAAGTTTGTTGCCATCACACGGATATCAACTTTTCCTTGTACCTATGAACCTGGAGAAAATATGCCACACCAAAACCCTTTTTCCATTATCGTTTCTCCACCACCTTTCATGACGTGGACaatgttgttttcattttcaactttttcttcaacattgaatgatggggtaGGGACTGGAAGGATACTAGTATCATGATCACTATCAAAAGATTGCATACAATAACAAGTCCATTTGCACTGGAGCATGGAGAGGGAAAAGTCTAACAAATGATAGTGGTATGGTAACTTTTTTTCTCCTGGATTGTACAGCAAGGTATCACTCAATCTTACCATCTCTAAGCTGGTGTGTGTAGCCAAGTCCAATTTGACTAGTGTTGCTAACTTTGGCCCTCAGTGATGAATCAGCATCCAGACAGTACTTAGCACCAAGAGCAAATCGGGTTGTGTTGGTTCCAGACGTCCAGCCAACGTTGATTGCAGTCTCCAGGTTATCGTTAACTTTTTGGTATACCGAGCCACAGAAGTCTGTGCCCTCATTTCTATTAGGAGCAAGAGGAAAATTTGATGAATTTTCTGCCAAATAAGATTTACTCATTAACACACTACAACTGCCTTGATATTGACAAAGCAACTACAAttaaagaccaaattaaaaaaactaGGTTTGCGTCTGATCATACGATGTCAGGGCAACGTTGTGGTGCGATTGGTTGCTGACCCGCGCAGCACAgcattttcggtctggttgataggacatcatacgcaaagtagtctttttaatAATGGCCTTGAATAACATTGAGATTTATCAATAGTTTTGTTCATGTTACATGCTTTTTATTACATAAACCAAGTTTAAGTGGAAAAATGGGATGTGAATAGAGACATAAATAATTAAGCTCTTCCCAACAGTTTTCCTTCAGTCATTTTCAATGATCCACTTGATAAGTCCAAGTGGTTGTTTATTGGAACGCTGCTTGGATGGCAAGAACAGGTGTGAAAGTGTGTTGATTTTGTGTCTCATTTTCACCATTTATTGTCCCTTGCGTAGAAGTCAAAAAACGTAGTAAATTATGTTTAATTAACATTAGTTACATGTTATTTGAAAATGTgattaaaacattttttcataATCTTTACTATATCCCAGCAATCAGCATTTAAACAATTTCTGACATGTTTTATGATGACCTTTGCAGGTCAGAATTCTGAACAGAATTCTGCCATTTCAATCTCTTGAAGAGAAGGCAAGTAGAGGAATCTTGTGAAAGAtgattttcttttatataacATCCTGcagaacatgaaaatataataataCTTACACACAAGTATGAAGTTGGAAGTCACCGGTCTTGTAACCCATTGCAAAGTTGCTCCTAGTCAGTTTAGATTTGGAGGTATCAAAGGAGACCTCTGCACCAGCAAGCCATCCTTCATAACTGCAATGCAAACATCACAATCAATATTAATTTTAGTGACTTACAAATCAGTATTACTGACATCTGTGAATATGATCACATTTCTATATAAATAATCAATAAACCTCATGGCTTTAACATAGTAAAAGAAACGTAACTTACTGGGCTGTGATTTTGGCATGTACATTGAAATTGGGTACACATGATGGCATATTTGGATAAGATAAAAGGGATCCAATTTGCAACCTCATCCCTATTTTCCCTTTCAAATTAGAGATTTAGTCATGACCTGTACTTTTCATAAAAAGAATTATGTGACAAAATACAGTCTAACTATGTTTCACTTTGTAAACAAAAAATGTcttaaattttgatcaaaattatcTACAATTTTAAAATCCCTAAATCATTTCACCACATTATCTGCTGATGTGGGTACAACAGGAAAACATGCCCATCTTATACTTCAAAAAGGATTGGATCTGGATCTGGAGTAaccaatccagatccagatccaatCCTTTTTCTAACCAAGTTATTCTCTACCCCATCCCCACCCACCATCAATACTTACCCAAATACAGCAGACCCATGGAC encodes the following:
- the LOC140158604 gene encoding non-selective voltage-gated ion channel VDAC2-like isoform X2 codes for the protein MAVPPLYCDLGKTARDVFGKGYGFGFVKLDAKTTTGSGVAFNVGGSSNNDTGKVDGSLETKYSWKDYGLSFKEKWNTDNTLATEVTIEDQLAQGVKLTFDTSFSPNTGKKSGKVKSGYKRDYLNLTTDVDFDFAGPTVHGSAVFGYEGWLAGAEVSFDTSKSKLTRSNFAMGYKTGDFQLHTCVNEGTDFCGSVYQKVNDNLETAINVGWTSGTNTTRFALGAKYCLDADSSLRAKVSNTSQIGLGYTHQLRDGVKLTLSALIDGKSLNQGGHKLGLGVELEA